One Gloeomargarita sp. SKYB120 genomic window, CGGGGTGATGCTGGCGGCTAGCGTCTTCTCCCTCCTCCTCCCGGGCATGGAGATCGCCCAGGCCCAAGGGATGCTCCCCTGGGTGCCGGCGGTGGTGGGCTTCCTCCTGGGCGGGGGGCTTTTGCGCCTTCTGGACCGCTTTTTGCCCCACCTCCACCTGGGGCCAGGGGCCCAGGAGGAAGGCCTGCACACCGCCTGGCGGCGCACCACCCTCCTCATCCTGGCCATCACCCTGCACAACTTCCCCGAGGGGCTGGCGGTGGGGGTGGCCTTTGGGGCCGCGGGCCTAGACCCCAGCGGGGCGGCCACCTTGGGGGGGGCGGTGGCCCTGGCGATGGGCATCGGCCTACAGAACCTTCCCGAAGGCCTGGCCGTGGCCTGGCCCCTGCGGCGGGCGGGCATCGGCGCGGGG contains:
- a CDS encoding ZIP family metal transporter yields the protein MEIAQAQGMLPWVPAVVGFLLGGGLLRLLDRFLPHLHLGPGAQEEGLHTAWRRTTLLILAITLHNFPEGLAVGVAFGAAGLDPSGAATLGGAVALAMGIGLQNLPEGLAVAWPLRRAGIGAGRAWFYGQLSAIVEPLGAVLGALLVAEMQALLPYLMALAAGAMVFVIVEEVIPESQSEGNGDTSTFGVMVGFALMMALDVALG